A portion of the Acidihalobacter yilgarnensis genome contains these proteins:
- the lpdA gene encoding dihydrolipoyl dehydrogenase, whose product MGQIITITVPDIGDFKDVEVIEVLVAPGDTVVPDASLITLESDKASMEIPAPQGGVVHELLVKVGDRIAQGAAILTLEPSEADAPTPAATAPPDNSAVTPSATSAPADENGIVDWEAEVLVLGSGPGGYTAAFRAADLGKRVVLVERHAVIGGVCLNVGCIPSKALLHTAQVINEAAEFAEHGVRFGAPEIDLGTIRAYKDGIIGKLTGGLAQLAKQRKVQIVHGEGRFSSPNTVSVETAEGVKRVRFEQAIIAVGSRVAKLPFVPWDDPRVMDSTDALEIEEVPDRLLVIGGGIIGLEMATVYHALGAKVSVVELADGLIPGADRDIVRPLERRIKARYESIFLKTQVTAIEPREDGLLCRFEGDKAPAEDLFDRVLVAVGRSPNGKSIGAEAAGVSVDERGFIAVDSQQRTNVPHIYAIGDVVGQPMLAHKATHEGKVAAEVAAGQPSHFDARAIPSVAYTDPEVAWMGLTETEAKAQGIAYQKGAFPWAASGRSLSLGRDEGLTKILFDPETHRVLGAGIVGPNAGELIAEAVLALEMDAEAGDLALTVHPHPTLSETLNFAAEMAEGTITDLYVPRRG is encoded by the coding sequence ATGGGTCAAATCATCACCATAACAGTCCCTGATATTGGGGATTTTAAGGACGTCGAGGTGATCGAGGTACTGGTCGCGCCGGGCGACACCGTCGTTCCGGATGCTTCTCTGATCACCTTGGAGTCGGACAAGGCCAGCATGGAAATTCCCGCGCCGCAGGGCGGCGTGGTACATGAATTGTTGGTCAAAGTGGGCGACCGTATCGCTCAAGGGGCCGCAATTCTGACTTTGGAACCCAGCGAAGCTGATGCGCCCACACCTGCGGCAACAGCACCGCCGGACAACTCTGCCGTCACCCCATCAGCGACGTCTGCTCCCGCAGACGAAAACGGCATCGTGGATTGGGAGGCCGAGGTTTTGGTGCTCGGCTCCGGCCCCGGCGGTTACACGGCGGCCTTCCGCGCGGCGGATCTCGGCAAGCGGGTGGTGCTGGTGGAGCGCCACGCGGTGATCGGCGGCGTCTGCCTCAACGTTGGCTGTATCCCTTCCAAGGCGTTGTTGCACACCGCGCAGGTGATCAACGAGGCAGCCGAGTTCGCCGAACATGGCGTGCGCTTCGGTGCGCCTGAGATCGATCTCGGTACCATCCGCGCCTACAAGGACGGGATCATCGGCAAGCTTACGGGTGGCCTTGCGCAGCTGGCCAAGCAGCGCAAGGTGCAGATCGTGCACGGTGAGGGGCGATTCTCCTCACCCAATACGGTGTCGGTGGAAACCGCCGAGGGTGTGAAGCGGGTTCGCTTCGAACAGGCAATCATTGCTGTGGGTTCCCGTGTAGCCAAACTGCCGTTCGTGCCCTGGGACGATCCGCGTGTGATGGATTCCACCGATGCGCTGGAGATCGAGGAAGTACCGGATCGCCTGCTGGTGATCGGCGGCGGCATCATTGGTCTGGAAATGGCCACGGTCTACCACGCCCTGGGCGCGAAGGTCAGCGTGGTCGAACTGGCCGACGGTCTCATCCCTGGCGCCGACCGTGACATCGTGCGGCCGCTGGAGCGGCGCATCAAGGCGCGCTACGAAAGCATCTTCCTCAAGACACAGGTGACCGCGATCGAGCCACGTGAGGATGGCTTGCTGTGTCGATTCGAGGGTGACAAGGCGCCGGCCGAGGATCTGTTCGATCGCGTTCTGGTAGCTGTTGGGCGCTCGCCCAACGGTAAGTCGATCGGTGCCGAGGCGGCCGGCGTGAGCGTGGACGAGCGCGGTTTCATCGCAGTCGACAGCCAGCAACGCACCAACGTGCCGCACATCTACGCTATCGGTGATGTCGTCGGCCAGCCCATGCTCGCACACAAGGCAACGCACGAGGGCAAGGTGGCGGCTGAGGTTGCCGCTGGGCAGCCGTCGCACTTCGATGCCCGCGCCATTCCTTCGGTGGCCTACACCGATCCCGAGGTCGCCTGGATGGGCCTGACCGAGACGGAAGCCAAGGCTCAGGGTATTGCCTACCAGAAGGGCGCCTTTCCGTGGGCGGCGAGTGGACGCTCGTTATCGCTGGGGCGCGACGAGGGGCTGACCAAGATATTGTTCGATCCAGAGACGCATCGCGTACTTGGGGCCGGCATCGTAGGCCCGAATGCTGGCGAATTGATTGCCGAGGCAGTATTGGCGCTGGAAATGGATGCCGAGGCCGGCGATCTGGCGTTGACGGTGCATCCACACCCCACGCTGTCGGAAACACTGAATTTTGCCGCTGAGATGGCGGAGGGCACTATTACCGACCTGTATGTGCCGAGGCGTGGCTAG
- a CDS encoding phosphate/phosphite/phosphonate ABC transporter substrate-binding protein, with protein MNTRIFPRMLLACLLVAPSLAQAAQPLILTAPPRETPAAAEQLYGPLAAELTKLVGQPVVYKYPGLYMGDWGTYSHRMQKGAFTFVFDGPQFVSWRMKYLHDVPLVSLPGHLAYVVATSNPQINALKDLIGSRVCGLDSPNLLTLSFMSRYSDPLQQPIIVAIDSGGFPAIYRAQLAGKCSTAIYRDSYFKHHLSAVQRSKLRVIYTSATPMPNQTLTASPDIPAAARARIIAALSNPEGAKPAAPIFHRFARSATHFIPADPAAFQGLYELLTPLGWVSGWVPKPDPNASP; from the coding sequence ATGAATACACGGATATTCCCTCGCATGCTGCTCGCATGCCTGTTGGTAGCCCCAAGCCTCGCGCAAGCGGCCCAACCTCTGATTCTGACCGCTCCGCCGCGCGAAACGCCGGCCGCCGCAGAGCAGCTATATGGGCCGCTTGCCGCTGAACTGACCAAGCTCGTCGGCCAACCGGTCGTCTACAAATATCCCGGACTGTATATGGGCGACTGGGGCACCTATAGCCATCGCATGCAAAAAGGCGCCTTCACCTTCGTCTTCGACGGCCCTCAGTTCGTCTCTTGGCGCATGAAGTACTTGCACGATGTTCCGCTGGTCAGCCTGCCCGGGCATCTTGCCTATGTCGTCGCAACCTCAAATCCACAAATCAATGCGCTCAAAGATCTTATCGGCAGTCGCGTCTGCGGGCTTGACTCTCCAAACCTGTTAACGCTTAGCTTCATGAGCCGGTATAGCGACCCACTGCAACAACCGATCATCGTAGCCATCGACAGCGGCGGTTTCCCAGCGATCTACCGTGCCCAACTGGCTGGAAAATGCAGTACGGCGATCTATCGAGATTCATACTTCAAACACCATCTGAGCGCAGTTCAGCGCTCCAAGCTGCGGGTTATCTACACATCAGCCACACCAATGCCCAACCAAACACTGACGGCTAGCCCGGATATCCCTGCAGCCGCGCGCGCGCGCATTATCGCAGCACTGAGCAACCCCGAAGGCGCCAAGCCGGCTGCTCCAATTTTCCATCGATTCGCCAGGAGCGCAACCCATTTCATCCCCGCCGACCCTGCCGCCTTTCAGGGACTCTATGAATTGCTGACGCCACTTGGCTGGGTGTCAGGATGGGTGCCCAAACCGGACCCGAATGCCTCGCCCTGA
- a CDS encoding MotY family protein: MYARIRAALTAVISLASLGVHAAPLLAFAAPMSDVRWDLRSGPFECRLEQSIPDFGRVSLIQRADGHLSFVVSVRRGLYQGQSMRLRVQAAPWQPGQEVARSTLASDSVSGGNLVSFGESPARAVMLALRRGHFAALDYTIDDQAQIHAEVSSLRFAAAMRRLQKCTASLKPARFADYEKTMIHFASGSSQLNAKVKARLRRLAEYLHIFGGSVRIIRATGNTDNVGTAYANYGLGLRRAETVSGYLKAQGVTQSIRIASQGEYSPVATNRTAQGRARNRRVSVLLIR; encoded by the coding sequence ATGTATGCCCGTATACGAGCGGCCCTGACGGCTGTGATTTCGTTGGCGTCCTTGGGCGTACACGCGGCTCCGCTGTTGGCCTTCGCGGCCCCGATGAGCGATGTGCGCTGGGACTTACGGAGCGGGCCGTTCGAATGTCGCCTTGAACAATCGATACCCGATTTCGGCCGAGTGAGTCTGATTCAGCGAGCCGACGGCCATCTGTCTTTCGTGGTCAGTGTACGCAGGGGCCTTTATCAAGGGCAGTCGATGCGCCTGCGCGTGCAGGCGGCGCCCTGGCAGCCTGGGCAAGAGGTAGCGCGCAGTACCCTGGCCAGCGACAGCGTCTCGGGTGGCAACCTTGTGAGCTTTGGCGAGTCGCCGGCGCGCGCGGTGATGTTGGCGTTGCGTCGAGGGCATTTCGCGGCCCTCGATTACACGATTGACGATCAGGCGCAGATACACGCCGAGGTGTCGTCCTTACGATTCGCGGCCGCCATGAGGCGCCTGCAGAAGTGCACGGCAAGTCTCAAGCCCGCGCGCTTCGCGGACTATGAAAAAACGATGATTCATTTTGCCAGCGGCAGCTCGCAGCTTAATGCCAAGGTTAAGGCGCGTTTGAGACGCTTGGCCGAATATCTGCATATATTCGGCGGTAGTGTCCGTATTATTCGGGCCACCGGCAATACGGACAATGTTGGTACGGCCTATGCCAATTACGGTTTGGGTTTGCGCCGAGCTGAAACCGTATCCGGATATCTCAAGGCCCAAGGTGTTACGCAATCCATCCGGATCGCCTCCCAGGGCGAATACAGCCCTGTCGCGACCAACCGCACAGCACAGGGGCGTGCGCGCAATCGCCGGGTCTCGGTGCTGCTTATCCGATGA
- a CDS encoding argininosuccinate synthase, translating into MADVNKIVLAYSGGLDTSVILKWLQETYGCEVVTFTADLGQGEEVEPARVKAQQLGVKEIYIEDLREEFVRDFVFPMFRANAIYEGEYLLGTSIARPLIAKRLVEIANQTGADAVSHGATGKGNDQVRFELGAYALKPGIQVIAPWREWDLTSRERLLAYAEQHGIPIERHGHKSPYSMDANLLHISYEGGILEDTWAEAEESMWRWSVAPEQAPDTPAYIELTFARGDVVAIDGEAMSPATVLTTLNKIGGANGIGRLDIVENRYVGMKSRGCYETPGGTILLKAHRAIESITLDREAAHLKDELMPRYASLIYNGYWWSPERRMLQSMIDISQTPVNGVVRLKLYKGGVSVVGRKSDDSLFDASIATFEDDAGAYDQKDAAGFIKLNALRLRIAAARGRSA; encoded by the coding sequence ATGGCTGATGTGAACAAGATCGTGCTCGCCTATTCAGGCGGCCTCGACACCTCTGTGATTCTCAAGTGGCTGCAGGAAACCTATGGCTGCGAGGTGGTGACCTTCACTGCAGATCTTGGGCAGGGCGAGGAGGTCGAGCCGGCGCGTGTCAAGGCGCAGCAGCTGGGTGTGAAGGAGATATACATCGAGGATCTGCGCGAGGAATTCGTGCGCGACTTCGTGTTTCCGATGTTCCGCGCCAATGCGATCTACGAGGGTGAGTACCTGCTGGGCACCTCGATTGCGCGTCCGTTGATCGCCAAGCGCTTGGTCGAGATCGCCAATCAGACTGGCGCTGACGCGGTGTCCCATGGCGCGACCGGCAAGGGCAACGATCAGGTGCGTTTCGAACTGGGCGCTTATGCCCTGAAGCCGGGCATCCAGGTGATCGCGCCTTGGCGCGAGTGGGATTTGACCTCGCGCGAGCGTCTGCTGGCCTATGCCGAGCAGCATGGCATCCCTATCGAGCGCCATGGCCACAAGTCGCCGTACTCGATGGACGCCAATTTGCTGCATATCTCTTACGAAGGCGGCATTCTGGAGGATACCTGGGCCGAAGCCGAGGAATCGATGTGGCGCTGGAGTGTGGCGCCTGAGCAGGCGCCGGATACCCCCGCCTATATTGAACTCACCTTTGCCCGAGGCGATGTGGTTGCCATTGATGGGGAGGCGATGAGTCCGGCCACGGTGCTGACGACACTCAACAAGATCGGTGGCGCCAACGGTATCGGCCGGCTTGATATCGTCGAAAACCGTTACGTGGGCATGAAGTCGCGCGGCTGCTACGAAACACCCGGTGGCACAATTCTGCTCAAGGCGCACCGCGCAATCGAATCCATTACCCTGGACCGCGAGGCGGCGCACCTCAAGGACGAGTTGATGCCGCGTTACGCCAGCCTGATCTACAACGGTTACTGGTGGAGTCCGGAGCGGCGGATGCTACAGTCGATGATCGATATCTCACAGACACCGGTGAACGGTGTGGTGAGACTCAAGCTCTACAAGGGCGGCGTCAGCGTGGTCGGGCGCAAGTCCGACGACAGTCTGTTCGATGCCAGCATCGCGACCTTTGAAGACGATGCCGGCGCTTATGATCAGAAGGACGCGGCGGGATTCATCAAGCTCAACGCGCTACGTCTGCGTATCGCGGCCGCGCGCGGCCGATCCGCCTGA
- a CDS encoding phospholipase D-like domain-containing protein encodes MIRPPFTRKHGAASFPKRSGHRLDLLVDGQRFFPAMLETIAEARQYILMEMYLFESGALAERFIDALLAAAARDVTVRLLIDDFGALGLQAQDRSRLREGGVTLAFYNPLRVGRLSANLHRDHRKLLLVDGQVAFTGGSGITDDFDPTVRPQGWWHDLMLRIEGPVTADWQHLFENAWHRSISDDVPALPRPAPSAAGPHVARVVVNDGRRRDIQRRLARCITQAHHRISISVAYFVPPLRIRAALRRAALRGVEVHLIVPGLHTDHQAARYAGRRFYTQLLRAGVHIHEYTPRFTHVKLMICDDWVSLGSANLDHWTLRWNLEANLEVDGASFAEVAQLAFEDDLAQAREITLSAWRARSRRTRIKEWFWSLISGWLARRGPPGRDRHRPRTQPAPERRG; translated from the coding sequence ATGATACGCCCCCCCTTCACACGCAAACACGGCGCGGCGAGCTTCCCCAAACGAAGCGGACACCGGCTGGATCTGCTTGTGGATGGACAGCGCTTCTTCCCGGCCATGCTTGAAACCATTGCCGAGGCACGTCAATACATCCTGATGGAGATGTATCTGTTCGAATCAGGCGCCTTGGCCGAGCGCTTCATTGATGCCTTGCTGGCGGCCGCCGCGCGCGATGTGACCGTGCGGCTGCTGATCGACGACTTCGGCGCCCTAGGCCTGCAAGCACAAGACCGATCGCGGCTCCGCGAGGGTGGCGTCACGCTCGCCTTCTACAATCCCCTTCGAGTGGGCCGGCTTTCCGCCAATTTGCACCGCGATCATCGCAAGTTGCTACTGGTCGATGGCCAGGTAGCCTTTACCGGCGGTAGCGGCATCACCGACGACTTCGATCCCACGGTCCGCCCGCAAGGCTGGTGGCATGATCTGATGTTACGCATCGAGGGTCCGGTAACAGCAGACTGGCAGCACTTATTCGAAAACGCTTGGCATCGATCGATTTCTGACGACGTACCGGCGCTGCCGAGGCCTGCACCCAGCGCCGCCGGTCCACACGTCGCGCGCGTGGTGGTTAACGATGGGCGTCGGCGCGACATCCAGCGCCGCCTGGCCCGCTGCATCACGCAGGCGCACCATCGAATATCGATCAGCGTCGCTTATTTCGTCCCGCCGCTACGCATTCGCGCGGCCCTACGACGCGCCGCCCTGCGCGGCGTCGAAGTACATTTGATCGTCCCCGGCCTCCACACCGACCATCAGGCGGCGCGCTATGCTGGAAGACGCTTCTACACGCAACTATTGCGCGCTGGCGTACACATCCACGAATACACGCCACGCTTCACCCACGTAAAGCTGATGATCTGCGACGACTGGGTGAGCCTTGGCTCGGCCAATCTCGACCACTGGACGCTGCGCTGGAACCTGGAGGCCAACCTGGAGGTGGACGGTGCATCGTTCGCGGAAGTCGCACAACTTGCCTTCGAGGATGATCTCGCACAAGCGCGCGAGATCACGCTGTCCGCATGGCGTGCGCGCAGCCGGCGTACGCGCATCAAGGAATGGTTCTGGAGCCTAATCAGCGGCTGGCTCGCGCGCCGGGGTCCGCCGGGGCGCGATCGACACAGACCTCGAACTCAACCCGCGCCGGAACGACGCGGGTGA
- the mpl gene encoding UDP-N-acetylmuramate:L-alanyl-gamma-D-glutamyl-meso-diaminopimelate ligase, giving the protein MHIHILGIGGTFMGGLAQLARAAGHTVSGADGPLYPPMSTQLAAVGIEVHTGYDPEQLAPVPDQVVVGNVMRRGLPVVEALLDRGIDYTSGPQWLAEHVLRGRWVLAVAGTHGKTTTASLLAHILEHAGLSPGFLIGGVPANFGVSARLTESPFFVVEADEYDTAFFDKRSKFVHYRPRTLVLNNLEFDHADIFPDIEAIQRQFHHLVRTVPGNGLIVDNTDDACLRGVLAQGCWTPTEDFGAAEMGDQGWRVRLLRPDGSRFEILQDGESRGAVSWDLLGRHNASNALAALLAARHAGVPLAVGLDALPGFRGVARRLEMLGEVAGVHLYDDFAHHPTAIATTLEGLRARVGAARLVAVLEPRSNTMRMGVHRDRLAAALREADRSWLYRPADLGWSLDEVATALGTRARVEPDIDRLAAELVDTLVPGDHVVFMSNGGFGGLPARVRAALAEREARS; this is encoded by the coding sequence ATGCATATACACATACTGGGCATTGGCGGCACCTTCATGGGCGGGCTCGCACAGCTCGCGCGCGCGGCGGGGCACACCGTCAGTGGCGCGGACGGGCCGCTGTACCCGCCGATGAGCACCCAGCTTGCCGCCGTGGGTATTGAGGTTCATACGGGCTATGATCCAGAGCAGCTCGCGCCGGTGCCGGATCAGGTGGTGGTGGGTAACGTCATGCGCCGCGGCTTGCCGGTGGTCGAGGCGCTGCTAGATCGCGGCATCGACTATACCTCGGGCCCGCAGTGGTTGGCCGAGCATGTGCTGCGCGGACGCTGGGTGCTCGCGGTGGCAGGGACCCACGGTAAGACCACCACGGCCAGCTTGCTGGCGCATATTCTGGAGCATGCCGGGCTGTCGCCGGGGTTTTTGATCGGTGGCGTGCCCGCGAATTTCGGCGTTTCCGCGCGTCTGACGGAAAGCCCATTCTTTGTGGTCGAGGCCGACGAATACGATACCGCTTTCTTCGACAAGCGATCCAAGTTCGTACATTATCGTCCACGGACCCTGGTGCTCAACAATCTTGAGTTCGATCATGCGGACATCTTCCCCGATATCGAGGCGATACAGCGGCAATTTCACCATTTGGTGCGTACCGTGCCAGGTAATGGTCTGATCGTCGACAATACGGACGATGCCTGCCTGCGGGGCGTGCTGGCACAGGGCTGCTGGACGCCCACCGAGGATTTCGGTGCGGCGGAGATGGGAGACCAGGGCTGGCGTGTCCGCCTCTTGCGACCCGACGGGAGCCGCTTCGAGATATTGCAGGATGGCGAGTCGCGGGGGGCGGTGTCGTGGGATCTGCTCGGCCGCCATAATGCCAGCAATGCACTCGCGGCATTACTGGCCGCGCGCCATGCGGGGGTGCCGCTCGCGGTCGGATTAGACGCGTTGCCGGGCTTCCGCGGCGTGGCCCGTCGTCTGGAAATGTTGGGCGAGGTGGCAGGCGTACACCTGTACGACGATTTTGCCCATCATCCCACTGCGATCGCCACAACACTGGAGGGGCTGCGCGCACGCGTTGGCGCCGCGCGCTTGGTGGCGGTGCTCGAGCCGCGGTCCAACACCATGCGCATGGGTGTGCATCGGGATCGACTTGCCGCTGCCCTGCGGGAGGCAGATCGAAGCTGGCTATATCGGCCGGCGGATCTTGGCTGGTCGTTGGATGAGGTGGCCACCGCATTGGGCACGCGGGCACGCGTCGAACCGGATATCGATCGCTTGGCCGCGGAGCTGGTCGATACGCTGGTGCCTGGTGACCACGTCGTATTCATGAGCAATGGTGGTTTCGGTGGTCTGCCGGCCAGGGTTCGCGCAGCGTTGGCCGAGCGCGAGGCGCGGTCGTGA
- a CDS encoding flavin prenyltransferase UbiX, with product MNTATTRRRIALAMTGASGVQYGLRLLECLIQADVHVYLMLSQPARVVIGMETDLSLPGRPAELARTLSALYGAAPGQLEVFGEQQWTAPVASGSGAPESMVICPCTTGTLSAVAVGASRSLIERAADVMLKERRRLIVVLRETPLSEIHLENMLRLTRMGAVMMPANPGFYHRPQSIEDLIDFMVARVLDHLSVPQGLLPPWGEPSAGD from the coding sequence GTGAATACGGCAACGACACGGCGGCGTATTGCGCTGGCGATGACCGGTGCCTCCGGGGTGCAGTATGGCCTGCGCCTGCTGGAGTGCCTGATCCAGGCCGATGTGCATGTTTATCTGATGTTGTCGCAACCGGCACGGGTGGTGATCGGCATGGAAACCGATCTCAGTTTGCCCGGTCGTCCCGCCGAACTGGCACGGACGCTGTCGGCGCTTTATGGCGCCGCGCCCGGCCAGCTCGAGGTCTTCGGCGAGCAGCAGTGGACGGCACCGGTTGCCAGTGGTTCGGGGGCGCCTGAGTCAATGGTGATCTGCCCTTGCACGACGGGGACGTTGTCCGCGGTGGCGGTAGGCGCTTCGCGTTCGTTGATCGAGCGCGCCGCCGATGTGATGCTCAAGGAACGCCGGCGCCTGATTGTGGTGTTACGGGAAACCCCGTTGTCTGAGATTCACCTGGAGAACATGCTCAGACTTACCCGCATGGGTGCGGTGATGATGCCGGCCAATCCTGGGTTCTATCACCGCCCGCAAAGCATCGAGGACTTAATCGATTTCATGGTTGCCCGTGTGCTTGATCATTTGTCGGTGCCGCAAGGGCTGTTGCCGCCCTGGGGCGAGCCCAGCGCAGGCGACTGA
- a CDS encoding LON peptidase substrate-binding domain-containing protein translates to MPLPLFPLHSVLFPGGLLPLRIFEARYLDMVRDCLRDDSGFGICLIESGDEVGPAPRIYRFGTMVRIVDWDRRADGLLGIVVQGEQRLHVLDYAPAPNGLLRAEVALLPSEAAVPMPADQLTLSELLRRMLDQLGPPFSTLEGHYEDAVWVGARLTELLPLQPAAKQHLYELKDPLLRLDELRTALRRGLA, encoded by the coding sequence ATGCCGCTGCCCTTATTTCCACTGCACAGCGTGCTCTTCCCGGGGGGCCTGTTGCCGCTGCGCATCTTCGAGGCGCGTTATCTGGACATGGTCAGAGATTGTCTAAGAGACGACAGCGGTTTCGGAATCTGTCTCATTGAATCTGGCGATGAAGTCGGTCCCGCACCACGTATTTACCGCTTCGGTACTATGGTGCGTATCGTCGACTGGGATCGCCGCGCTGACGGCTTGCTCGGTATCGTGGTGCAGGGCGAACAGCGTTTACACGTACTTGATTATGCACCTGCACCGAACGGACTCTTGCGCGCCGAGGTCGCCTTGCTGCCGTCGGAGGCCGCGGTGCCAATGCCGGCAGACCAGCTAACCCTGTCCGAGCTGTTACGACGTATGCTCGATCAATTGGGCCCCCCATTCAGCACCTTGGAGGGTCACTATGAGGATGCGGTTTGGGTGGGCGCTCGGCTGACTGAGTTGCTGCCGTTGCAACCGGCAGCGAAGCAGCATCTCTATGAGCTGAAGGATCCGCTTCTGCGTCTGGACGAGTTGCGTACCGCACTGCGTCGAGGGCTTGCCTGA
- a CDS encoding thioredoxin family protein, with protein MAVMELTQDDFEPTIQNNDIVIIDFWAPWCAPCRAFAPTFEAAAGNHPDIVFSKVNTEEQQGLAAAFQIRSIPTLMIFREQVILFSQPGMLSAGQLEDVIGKVREIDMAQVHEDVRRQQAEQAPATSE; from the coding sequence ATGGCTGTAATGGAACTGACCCAGGACGACTTCGAGCCGACGATACAGAACAATGACATCGTGATTATCGATTTCTGGGCCCCCTGGTGCGCGCCCTGCCGCGCCTTTGCGCCGACCTTTGAGGCTGCGGCCGGGAATCATCCCGATATCGTGTTTTCGAAGGTGAATACGGAGGAGCAGCAGGGCCTTGCCGCAGCCTTCCAGATTCGGTCGATTCCCACCCTGATGATCTTCCGCGAGCAGGTCATCTTGTTTTCCCAACCGGGCATGCTATCGGCTGGTCAGCTGGAGGATGTGATCGGTAAGGTGCGTGAGATCGATATGGCGCAGGTACACGAGGACGTGCGGCGTCAGCAGGCAGAACAGGCTCCGGCAACGTCTGAATAG
- a CDS encoding amidohydrolase family protein produces MAVSLARYHGAPLHVLHISTARELELFEPGPIADKLTTAEACVHFLAFDDRDFERLGTQIIRSTPRKPTLYKCGCSPFVDSTFRSSIQATIVSRQVAYRNGGVDDNGRRQCLRFGSQR; encoded by the coding sequence ATGGCTGTGTCTCTGGCCCGCTACCACGGCGCCCCACTGCACGTATTGCATATCTCCACCGCACGGGAACTCGAACTGTTCGAGCCGGGCCCGATAGCCGACAAGTTGACCACCGCTGAGGCATGCGTGCACTTTCTGGCCTTCGACGACCGCGATTTCGAGCGCCTGGGTACGCAGATCATTCGAAGTACTCCGCGAAAACCCACTCTCTATAAGTGCGGCTGCTCGCCCTTCGTCGACTCCACCTTCCGCTCCAGCATCCAGGCCACGATCGTCAGCAGGCAGGTCGCCTATCGCAACGGCGGTGTCGACGATAATGGGCGCAGACAGTGTTTACGCTTCGGTAGCCAGCGCTGA
- a CDS encoding amidohydrolase family protein, translating to MPEMFGDQVHFREPGMPDKAGISSFMDMPNTRLLALNIDALEAKYARAAECLVANFAFFLGASNDNLDDIRRLPVGAACGIKVFMGASTGNMLLDSTDVLERIFAEAPALIANR from the coding sequence ATGCCGGAGATGTTCGGCGATCAGGTCCACTTCCGCGAACCCGGCATGCCGGACAAGGCGGGCATCTCCAGCTTCATGGATATGCCGAATACTCGTCTGCTCGCGCTCAATATCGATGCGCTGGAGGCCAAGTATGCCCGTGCCGCGGAATGCTTGGTCGCCAATTTCGCCTTCTTTCTCGGTGCCAGCAATGACAATCTCGATGATATACGGCGCCTGCCGGTAGGCGCGGCCTGCGGCATCAAGGTCTTCATGGGCGCCTCCACCGGCAACATGCTGCTCGACTCAACCGATGTGCTTGAACGTATCTTCGCCGAGGCACCGGCGCTAATCGCTAATCGCTAA
- the minE gene encoding cell division topological specificity factor MinE produces MGLFDLFRKTKPTTSAQIAKERLQIVISHERAARGSPDYLPRLKQDILEVIRRYHAITDEQVDLRVDKAGGREILELNVTLASETKPAN; encoded by the coding sequence ATGGGCCTGTTCGATCTCTTCCGCAAGACCAAACCGACGACCAGCGCGCAGATCGCCAAGGAGCGCCTGCAGATCGTCATTTCCCACGAACGTGCTGCCCGAGGCAGTCCGGATTACCTGCCACGCCTCAAGCAGGACATCCTGGAGGTCATCCGCCGCTACCACGCCATTACCGACGAACAGGTCGATCTGCGCGTCGACAAGGCCGGTGGACGGGAAATTCTAGAATTGAACGTGACCCTGGCCAGCGAGACCAAACCGGCGAACTAA